Part of the Schistocerca americana isolate TAMUIC-IGC-003095 chromosome 5, iqSchAmer2.1, whole genome shotgun sequence genome, GCATCAACACCAAGGGCTCAGTAGTTTGCAGAGAGGACTACACTTAGGTATATGAAGaatttttaatattctggaagacAAATGCCAACTTCTAATAGCCATAAAAAGGAGTCTTAGTTCTGACCCTGTTAAAAATCTGCATAATACCAATttataaatcattttcttgaaataaaaataaCTTGCTATATTTTTCCTTTCACTGAGAGTTTGAGACATAGCGGGCAGGCGGTGATGAGCGATGATACACCCCTCTcgccgccacccccctccccccccgtctGCCACGGGTATGGATGCCCTTGACCACCACTCCTCTCAATAATTCTACCTTAGACGCAGAAGCCCTGCTCTTTCATGCAACACAGACAAGTGACAAAATTACTTTGACCTTAACCCCCTTAAATGACATTTACAATCAATAAACAAATTAACCACATCCAAAACAGAAGACTATACTGGACTCAGTAATTTCATCATAAAGTGTACAGCACAGGAAATCAAAATGCCACTTCTCACACTGTCATAGCACTAGAAGAAGGAATTTCCCCAGAATGTCTTAAGTTCACAGTTGCAGTGCCTTTGCAAGGAAAAAAGGTGCTAAAAGACTACAAAAAAATCTACAAGCCCATTTCAACTGTACCTGTCATATCCAAGATAATAATAAATGTGTGCTTGAACAGATATATAGCTATTATAAATGAACAACAGTTTAGATACTGATATCACCTATCAACTGTAAAAGCAATTGAAGCTTTGGTGAATAATGTTATGAAGCATATGAAACTTCGGCTATGGTATGTATGTGACACTTATTGAGTTAAACAAAACAGTAGACTCAGTGGCACACAACATAATGGTCAACAAGGTATAATACTATGGCAGTGAAGATAACACACTTTATTTATTCAAATCTTATGTAAACGATAGGTTACAGTTTGTATACACACATAAGTGGAGTTCAGCATTACTCCTACTAAAAAGAGGTACCCCAATGCTTTGTTGTTGGACCTTTAATGTTCACTGTCTATGTCAATGACCTTCCATATTATATATCGTGTAAGAATAATCCACAATACATGCTGATGATTGGCAGTAATAACCTCAGGAGTGAATCTGGAAGTTATACTAGACAACAATAGTGAAATGCAAATGACAGTTTACTGGTCTCAGGCCAGTCAACTCTTGGCAAGGACTCACGAATTATCTGTTGCCGCAAACTAGCTTGTGTACtgtataaattaagaaacattGTGAGCAAACAATTGTTGCTCCACTCATGTATTGCATTCTTCCATTCCCATCTGCAAAAGGCCTATGGTATACTGCTTTGGGGGAATTACCCAGGAGATAAATGTATTTTCAGGTGACAGAAGAAAGCAATCGCATATCTGGTAGGATTAGCAAGCAGTGTCCTGCAGAAATTACTTCAAATGACCGGGAATTATGACAGTACCTAGCGtgcgtgtgtgtatatatatataaactgtttAATATAGACCACTGAAAATATGGAAAATTCAACATGAGGTGTAATGTGGATATGTACTATACCATTTATAAACAGTCGCTTGTTTGATCTGCCTTCCCTAACACTTGGTATAGCCCATAATACTTAAGTATAAAATTGTTCAATATGTTATCCTACTTGGCTCTTACAATACTAGGGCctactaaataaatataagaatgcagtactACTGTATAAAGTTTGGCTCCACCGTAAACTTTGATAAAGCCAATTGCAGGAAAAAATACTGAAAGGAGACTAAAGATTCTGATTCTGTGGGAATATTGTGTGTAGTGGATAACTGAATAACTTGCAGATGTTGTTTAAGGACCTTGGAACTCTTCCACTCCATTCACACTTCATTTGTGCCTTACATGTTTTCATTGTTGCTGATAAAAATGTTTCAactgaactgtgactttgacaattGCAGTAAAAGACACACAAATTAATGCAAAAATCACTGCATCCTCATCTATGGTTCACTGAGTTAGTGCTCTGCTGCAAAGGTGCCCAGCAAGTTTCTGTTTcacataaagcaagaaattgggaGTCCTAACCAGGTCAAAAGAAAGTAACTCATTAATCACATctaaaaattatttgaacatttaGATTAGAGGATTAAAAAGTTTTGTTTgctatatggcaagtagcaatgTTTAATGTAAAGCTGCACAACAAGTAATAAACAGTAAAACAGGTTCTCTCAATTTACATATATAGATAcctattttgtttgaaaaatgtcaTTGCAATCAAGCAAAAATTTATCTACTAATATGGCACAAACAGCATCTACTTGATGTAACTGAGGAGCAGCAGCTTTATTCAAAGTAGTTGTTTCTTTCTAATTTACTAGCTTAAATTTAGCTGGCACAAGTACAAAATATTGTTGTTCAGAAGGTGATAGTTTATTGACAATGCAGTATACAGATTAAATTTCCACAACtttcttgtgttttgttaaggctCATTCAACATTCTTGAATGTTCTCCTTTTTAATGGAATCTACACCTACAAATTCACTTTGCAAATAACTGTAAAGTGCttggcaatctctctctctctctctctctctctctctctctctctcacacacacacacacacacacacacacacacacacacacacacacacacacacctgtggccATTTGccgttctttgtatacattcaataataTTCTCTTCTAGCAGAGTTGCATCATACATCGGAATGCACATTTAATTACAGGCAGACTGGGTAATTCAGCTATGGTTGGAGGAAGCCAACAGCAGCTTCCCAGTAGGGCCACACCTAATAAACCACTATAGCGTACAAACAAACCTTAAGAGTTAGTGACAGCTTTATCTTTTTTAGTCCTGTCCGGTATCCATCCCACACCCTTtttagcaatattctaagatgggacaTGCAAGTAATTTGTAAGCAGAATCCTTTGTAGACTTGtggcattttccaagtgtcctcaCAATTAACTGaattctgccacctgctttatctactGTTGAACTGATGTCATCCTTCCTTTCCATATTCCTACAAACTGGTACGAGTTAACGGATTCCAGTTATGACTCATCAATATTGTTGTCATAGGACACGACTTTTCTGCATTTTCTCGCATGCACAGTTTCGCACTTCTGAACATTGAAAATGAGCTGAAAaactttgcaccactctgaaatcttaatAATATCTACCTGAACATTTGAGCAGTTTTTTCAGGTGGTACGTAATTACAGATAGATGCAATTATTGCTAAAAGTCTGTCATCAACATTGTCTGGCAGATCATTAAGGTACACTATGAACAGCATGGTTTCTAATATATTTATTTGAGGCACACCCCAAAAATACTCATACTTCTCTTAACGGCTCTCCAAAAAAGATAACCCACTGCATCCTTTGTACCAAGAATTCATTAATCTTGCCACAAATTTTATTGGACATCCAAATGATCATACTTTCAATAATAAACATTGGTGTGCTATTAAGTTAAATACGTTTTGGAAGTCAATAAATACTTCTGATTCCCTTGTTCCATCACTTTCATGATTTCATGTGAGAACTTTGCAAGTTGGTTTCTGCATGACCTATCTGAAGAACatgatgatgaatgaatgaataaaagaaAGCATGTCACTATATCTAAAAATCTATTAAAGCAAATTTTAAAGGAATATAGTAAGAATCCATTAACTGGAGACAGTGGCTAAACTGCTGCTTATCAACAAGTATCCTAAACTTATTGAAGACCTGACCAGAAAGCTAGTGTTTACAGATAAGTTCGCACTTTGATTCATTCAATAAGTGTAATGACAGGGGTGAAACAAAACACAGACAACCAAACTGTCAAGACAGGTGAGACTCCATAAAAGTAGTTCCCAAAACAAAAGATTAATCTTGTTCCTACTATTCAGCAGCACTTTTATAGatatgtaataattgttaatgatcTACGACAGAATGCTGTCACTGTGGTAACTGTCTCCATTCAGGAATTAATTTTGGAAATATGACCCTGCAAGTCCTACAGTCATTTATCAAGATTCAGACATAGTGCCTATACTACAACAAAATTAAAGAGCTAATTTACACACTGCTCAAAAACCCAGTATGTAAGTAGAAAGTATGACTCATGGTACATATATAATCAACATATCCTCAGCACTTGCAATACCAATATTTCTCTCAGCACTCAACTCTCATGTAACTGTGTATGGTGTGATAATTTTTCCTACCTGATTTTGTAATTCAACAAGAGGTAGCCACAACAAACATGCAAGAGACTTAGCTAACAATTTATATAGAGTATGGAAACATATAACAGCATTAACTGTTAAGTCATTCCTCCAAAAGACTGGAGCATTATGCACAGATAGTTTACAGGTGCTAGGTGTGTCTACCAGAACTTAGTCCAAAGACATCGTATTCCACCAAGGCTCTCTCTGTTAGCTAAACACGCATTTATTTAATCACTATTGgccactttttttctttctttccaatagTGGTTAAATAAATGACACTTGTGCCAACAACAATAGCTTTGGCTGATGATAGTGATTTATTTCAAATGAGTAATATGCCTTAGTTACATTACAGGAACCCCATACTGGTGAAAAACTTTAAACTGCATTAGAAAGGATCATTTTTTGCCAAACATTCTGTGTAAATTTTAATTTAGTAATGTCCTTGTACCCTTGTACATCAcattaattaataaaaaaagtGTGAACCATAAAAAACCATTATTACGTAAAATTTTATTTCAACAATTTTagattttaataatttattaaCAATCGAGCTGTGTTGATGGGAATAGCAGAAAATACATGAACAAAGGAAGCTTCCTATTTATGTGGTTTTCTTTTTCAGTGAATGATCACTTTTGGATGAATATACTCtttaaattatttgtttgtctTAATGGGAATACTGTTGTTTCATTTGGAATTGGACTGCATTTGTTCACCTTCGTGATAGATTCAGTATTAGCCACTACAGTAGCTAGGATAGTTACGTGCTCATAGGTTTGTAAGCATATATTTCCTCATTCCTACTAGAAAATTTCTCAACTATCAACGTTTTTGTCAAAAATTAAACTTTATAATCTACACACtggaataaatattttattaaactaACAAGTATAATAAGGTagtaacattttgtttttgtgttgAATGAGACAGTCTAAAAGCCTCTGCCTAACACAATTTTGAGCTTGTTTGGTCTCCCTGACTCATAACATGCATAAATGGCTATTCTGTTAGTTATCACTATTATCAATATCATTTGTGATTCTTCTCAATTTCCATAAATGGACAAAGCTTAAATGATTTCAATACAAATAAGAATTAAGCCATGATTAAGGAAAACAAATGAACTGCAAAGTAAGGAGCCTGTAAGTATATGTGCTAAAGTTTACATCATTTGGTTACATAAAGTTATTACTCCACAAAAGAAGATATTGTATTAGTAATCAGTACTGTGTTACACTTACAAACTGGGGTGACAGATGCTCTGACAAAGAAGAGCTTCCTGCAGCTTCTATTTTCATACTTGTTTtggtggcattttaatttgatcacTATCTCCAGCAAAAAAAGGTAACAGACTGCCTACTGTAAATGCAAATGCTACTTTGCAACTAACTTTCAGGTTGTCATTTACACTGACATAAGAAATAGATGAATACATTCCATATGATCATCTCCAACACACAAAGTTCTACTAGAGTTGTAATAAAACGAAAATCTAAGTGCAGATTAGAATGACAGTGTTTATCACATGTATCATCCACTCCACTAATTATCAATTAAAAAAGTTAAGTTAAGGAGAAAGTGAAAATAATTAGGCATATGAAAACAAAATCTAGTCGTTCATAATACCTCAACAAAAACAATCTTAATTAAAAATGCAGTCGGAAGGAATTTATCTGATATTTCGTCTTCTGTGCGCTACACTAAACGATGTCTTGGCACTGCCTCATTTCCCATAGATGTACAATGACAAATCGGTATCACTGTCCTCAGTATTTAAGTTTGGAGCAAACGAGGGGCAATTACATTGTCCCTTCTCTTTTAACATATGTGTATACCATCCACTGTACTCATATCCCTAAGTAAACAGGCCATTCTCGACTGGTTAACTGTTTTTAATACTTTTATTGCATACCTCACATTATAACCTGATATTCCTCTTTCAGAATTATCTGAATAACAACGTTCTCTGCTGTTATATGACGACTTGAAAGTAATTTAGTGattatttaaagattttttttttctgtttctcctacagGGTCGCTTTTCCTTAATGTTGACTGCGATGAATGCATTACGTGGCAACCCATAACGGAAAGAAGCAGCTACATTCGTATAATACCGCCACTGACAAATGTCTTCCTTGTATTGAAACACTGAGATACTACAAGAATACTTACTACTTACACTCAGTTGGCCATATTCATCTAGACTGTTAACTTTGAAAACCATGAAAAAGTAGTATGACGAAGGGCTCTTAACCAGGCGAATAAAGACTATCAGACTGTGTAGTacattgcaaaatatttttgtggtaATGTACCATAGAACGTAGTTGTGTATAACACACACAGCGAGTCACATGAAGCTGAACTATACTCCCTTACACGACCCCAATTACTTAGtttcctgggggactgatgaccttcgctgtttagtcccccttaaacatccaacaaccaccaccaccacttagttTCCGCCTTCTCCAACTTAACGCACAACGCCAGCGAGTCTCGGTGTAGCTTACGGATCCTGCCGCTAGAGAGCAGTCGCGTCGGTAACCTGCGGTTTCTAAAAGGCGAAGGACGTCCGCTGATTGGTTGATAAGTAGGCCGTGACGTCAGGACAACGGAAGCTTACTTATATTGGTGTTGGTGACATCAACAGCCATTCCAGTGAAGTCTTTCGTCGTAGGTGGTTGGAGCGGGAAAGCTGTTAGAGACGCTGTGCTTGGGAATTCGCAAAGTTTCATTCAGCTTCAACATTAAGATTTGGAGGGCGGACAAAGTGAAGTGAGTGCTGTCGGTAATAAGTTTTGAAGTTGTTTGTGCCTTGTCATGGCAACAGAAGCTCAAAGACTAATCAGCATTTCGCTGACGAAGATTGCACAGTCGAGAGCACAGCGTGGGGGAGTTAGCCTACACAAAAATTTGCTTGTTGCGACTGTCCTGCAGAAGGCTCGTTACGTCTTCATGGAGGAGGCGTATCACATGGTGCATTCAACAGGCGGTATTTACACGGCTACGGTTTCGAGTGCCCAGCAGCAGAATCAAGCAAGTTACGAGCAAAATTACGACGACGACAGCAGTCAGGTGAGTCTGTCACCAGAAGCTACTACAGACCACATCCATTCAGAAGACAGCGAAGGATCGTCGAGTGACAGCCCTCTGCAAGAGTTCCTTGACCAGTCGTGCATACGTTGCACGGATTCGGCAGCGGCGTCGAGTGAAGAGGATAACAAGGAGAACCACGCGCCTTCTCATTGTCAGAACCCAGTGTCATCTCATACTGTTACAGATTCTCCCACGTATTTCGATTTAGACAATACGTCTCGCAGTGAAGACAACAAAGTGTTCAGGGACAGATCTAATAATGCGTCACAACCATCTTCTAGTAGGTGCCTCAAGAGGAGACGGGCCGTAGCTGAGTGGGAAACGGAAGAGGCGGTGTCTTCAATTTTGCCCAAGAAAGCGAAGACTACGGAGTGCAGTGACACCGAGGGTGACGACTCGGTCTTCATAGACGATGCGGTCTTGTTCACGGAGTGCGGTGTGAGTGACGCGGACAGTGACGATGCAGAAGATGCCGCGCGCACAACTATGGAAATTGACACAATCACGAGTTTGGTGTCAATCTTCAGTTTTGGTGGACTGGCGGCGAGTGACATGTCAGCTGCAGGTGGTGTTGCTAAGTTGACGAGGTCTATGTCAACCCCAGATCTGTGTTCGGCGCAAGCAAAGGAAGGAGTAGATGTTCTTCAGCAGAGGCCTTTCCTGGCGATGACGGTGTGATGCAGCCACGGTCATCCGTTTGCTGGTTGGAGGTCCGGCAGAAAGTGTAGATTCGGCCACTTAATGGAAAGTAACATACGAAGATACAATCTGTGTATCGGTAAGTCCAAGGAACCAAACGATTGTTAAAATGAGGGCGATCGTTCGTTCGCTGAAATTGTCAATTTTAGTAAAATTGCCTCCCAATGAAAGCAAATGTAATAGTTACTTGTGATCTCATGTAATATGAACTGAACGCGATTCAGAGTTTGAGATTGCTGAAGTGTGAACTTGGCCTAATGTGATTTTTGTCCACTAGTATTCCTGTACAGTGTTGCCCTTTCCTGTGCTGTCAGTTAATAGTTTCGTTTTATGTAAGTACCAAGAGTATGGTTCATTGACATGAAAGCGGCTGTTTTTTCTTGATAGTGGCATTACGTTGTTCTGAGCCCGTACCACTGATTTTGCAGCAGTGTGAACTTATATTTCTTGTGTAATTATCAGTATTTTTTCTGCTCTTTGCACATAATTGACAGTTGTTCCAATAATTCTTGCTGCATTTGATGCCCCTGGGGCCATAGTCAAAATTTTGACGAaccattttcgtaatctttgtaCAGCTTGCTTTGAGTTTATTGCTGCAGGATATTcccttttgtatatattttataTGGTCGTTTAAAATTGTAAATTGTGTAAAAAAAGTTATGACTCTGTTTTAAGAGTTGTAAAGagtatattttgtaataaaatcgaaTTGAAAAAAGTTGTTACTACTCTATTACCCACGTCCACTTCCTTTGCAACCTATTTTCTAACTTTATTTCAAAAAGAAGATGAAATTTTATTGGAAGTAATACTGTGACGCTGAAAGGATGTGATTGGTGGTAACATGCGTTGATTAAACGATCATGTCATTGAAAAGTTTGTAAATTAACGATATTTCATCACTGTTTCTTGTGTAAAGCAATTTAAATTCTGTGCACACTGATATGTTTTATTAGTGATAAATGGATGTGTTGCTACTGCAGTTATTTGGTAGGCTATGCTTGTAAGCCAGATGTAATTTCAAATTTGATAGTGGTTACTTTACTGAAAAGTACAGAGGCAGATTGTTTTTGGCTGAATTATCAAAAAAAATTGGAGGTGGCTGCCTGCAAACTCGGGGATGCAAATCATGGACCAGCTTTTTTTTAGTTGACACTGTCATTGCAGGTAAGATGATTCTTTGACTATATTCTGGGAATGAGAGTTCATATGTTTGAAGAGAGGCATCAACGCATATAACAAAGCGCAGTTCCTCAACAAAGACGTAGCTTAATGCATTTGACTGTACTAGTAACTATGACGGGTATCTATTGAAACACGCATTGTGTAGGCTGGTTGGAAAAACGTTACAATTGTTTGTGCCTTGGTTCTGATGTTAGAGTTAAAAAGTACAAAACGGTTAAACTAAAACTGTAGTTAGTCCAGATGCAAACAATGTAAATAACAGGGTTGCTAAGTCATGTGAACATAATTTACACTTTACTTTGGAACGgtaaataattaaatgttgctcttGTCGTTGAATTGTTGTTATCCTACAGTAATACACAGGGTTAATTAGTGTAAATGCTTAGAGGTTGCTTTGTAAAGTAATGTGGTTCCTTGCAAAAAAAGTCATAAAAACGAAGTAGCGCTACTTTGAAGTCAGGTTAACTGTAAAAGATACACGCAGTTTTTCAAAGGTAGTGTGATTCTTTCCAACCAATATCCCAATGGAGAACAGGTATTTGTTACCCCAATAAGTATTTGGGTCTGTATTAAATTGTCGGAGTTCACTGGTAAGGTTTTTATAAAGCTAGGCCTACTATTTCATTTAGATTAATTAGAGCCTCAGATATTGTGAAAGAAATTATGAAACGACTTGTATAAAAGATACTTGAGTTTTTATGGTCTAATAGAAGCGTTACCTAGAAATATTGCAAGCTACAGTGAAAAAACAGAGCTTTGTATGTTTCGTCCACTTCTTAAATAAAAATACGGACGAATGACATTTTAACAACTTTACATCTATAGTTACTGAGTGCCTGgaaatttgaaaattaatattAATCATGATTTGAGTAATATTTCAATTTTAGTACTGGTGCAAAGTCACACTGTCATTCAGGTTAACACTAGACCAGTCTTGAAATCATAGTATTTTTTTCTCCAT contains:
- the LOC124615427 gene encoding immediate early response gene 5-like protein → MATEAQRLISISLTKIAQSRAQRGGVSLHKNLLVATVLQKARYVFMEEAYHMVHSTGGIYTATVSSAQQQNQASYEQNYDDDSSQVSLSPEATTDHIHSEDSEGSSSDSPLQEFLDQSCIRCTDSAAASSEEDNKENHAPSHCQNPVSSHTVTDSPTYFDLDNTSRSEDNKVFRDRSNNASQPSSSRCLKRRRAVAEWETEEAVSSILPKKAKTTECSDTEGDDSVFIDDAVLFTECGVSDADSDDAEDAARTTMEIDTITSLVSIFSFGGLAASDMSAAGGVAKLTRSMSTPDLCSAQAKEGVDVLQQRPFLAMTV